A window from Corynebacterium singulare encodes these proteins:
- a CDS encoding dTMP kinase, with amino-acid sequence MLISIEGIDGAGKNTVTQRLCEELDCAVEVLSFPRYEDSIHAQLAQQALYGNMGDLTDSAYGMATLFALDRLGAKEQLIAAAEDTSSLLILDRYVASNAAYSAARVGEEAVVQWIYDLEFERFGLPVPQLQIFLDTDVAVAGQRAVTRAAEDGTRSRDRYERDAGLQARTAAAYRRLADQKWAGRWIATADADMIIQSVKDLVGEQ; translated from the coding sequence ATGCTGATCAGTATTGAAGGTATCGACGGCGCCGGCAAGAACACCGTTACCCAGCGTCTGTGCGAAGAGCTTGACTGCGCGGTTGAGGTCCTGAGCTTCCCGCGCTATGAGGATTCCATCCATGCACAGCTCGCGCAGCAGGCGCTGTACGGCAATATGGGAGACCTCACCGATTCTGCCTATGGCATGGCCACGCTTTTTGCCTTGGATCGATTGGGGGCGAAGGAGCAGCTGATTGCCGCAGCTGAGGACACATCGTCCCTTCTCATCCTTGATCGTTATGTGGCCTCCAATGCGGCATATTCGGCTGCCCGAGTGGGTGAGGAGGCCGTCGTTCAGTGGATTTATGACCTAGAGTTTGAACGTTTCGGCCTGCCTGTCCCTCAGCTGCAGATTTTCCTCGATACGGACGTGGCAGTGGCCGGTCAGCGCGCGGTCACCCGGGCGGCGGAGGACGGAACCCGGTCCCGTGACCGCTATGAGCGCGATGCTGGGCTTCAAGCCCGTACGGCCGCTGCCTACCGGCGATTGGCAGATCAGAAGTGGGCAGGGCGGTGGATCGCCACCGCGGATGCCGATATGATTATTCAATCTGTCAAGGACCTTGTAGGAGAACAGTAA
- the mtrA gene encoding MtrAB system response regulator MtrA, whose product MAPKILVVDDDPAIAEMLTIVLEAEGLEPIAVNDGNEAIPAFHAHDPDLILLDLMLPGMNGVDICRAIRTESSVPIVMLTAKTDTVDVVLGLESGADDYITKPFKPKELIARIRARLRRTDSSSGEMIEVGDLLIDVPEHTVTRKGGEEISLTPLEFDLLLEMARKPGQVHTREALLESVWGYRHASDTRLVNVHVQRLRAKIEHDPEDPRIVLTVRGVGYKTGKIGE is encoded by the coding sequence GTGGCACCGAAAATCTTGGTCGTGGATGATGACCCGGCAATTGCCGAAATGCTCACCATCGTGCTCGAAGCCGAAGGCTTGGAGCCTATCGCTGTCAATGACGGCAATGAGGCCATTCCTGCCTTCCACGCACACGACCCTGATCTGATCTTGCTGGACCTCATGCTGCCGGGCATGAACGGTGTGGATATCTGCCGCGCCATCCGCACGGAATCTTCGGTACCCATCGTGATGCTCACTGCAAAAACGGACACCGTTGATGTTGTGTTGGGCCTCGAGTCTGGCGCCGATGATTACATCACTAAGCCTTTCAAGCCCAAGGAGCTGATCGCTCGCATCCGCGCACGTTTGCGCCGCACGGATTCTTCTTCTGGTGAAATGATTGAGGTGGGGGACCTGCTTATCGATGTCCCCGAACACACCGTCACTCGCAAGGGCGGTGAGGAGATTTCCCTGACGCCCCTGGAATTCGACCTCCTGCTCGAAATGGCCCGCAAGCCCGGTCAGGTGCATACCCGTGAAGCGTTGTTGGAGTCCGTGTGGGGTTACCGCCACGCTTCGGATACGCGTCTGGTGAATGTGCACGTGCAGCGACTGCGCGCCAAGATCGAGCACGATCCGGAAGATCCACGCATCGTTCTCACTGTGCGCGGCGTGGGATACAAGACCGGAAAAATCGGCGAGTAA
- the mtrB gene encoding MtrAB system histidine kinase MtrB has product MQTRVIGMILVASAVVMLFLAYALVSVLTQQLVSQKEDTALQELERARVAVEQQIDATGTANSTQVRINSARAALGQMSAQQNDAQAVYEPVVVVDNSDGTATTSPEGYRIPEGMRELVGRGQIVQQYATVDQQSGATYNALMVGTPIECDIPNTQVYLVLSMESEESTMALMRGLLSAAGVVVVVLLVGIAWLATQQVITPIRSASRIAQRLAAGHLRERMVVNSDDEMGRLASSFNDMADKLSKQIAQLEEYGDLQRQFTSDVSHELRTPLTTVRMAADVIAADADDFNPYTKRSTELLIKELDRFEELLADLLEISRHDAGVADLSTASIDIRSCIDSAMSQVEHLAEELGVEVRVNAPGEAVTVECDSRRVERILRNLLANAIDHSEGNPVTVDVAATDDAVGIAVTDSGVGLKEGQEELVFNRFWRADSSRKRHSGGTGLGLAIAREDAVLHGGTLDATGYLGVGSRFRLILPRTPGHKIESEPIALVVPGAPSPDQIHADEQAALPSGFSAESVGVASVGDGMGMVGNTVTVDAAFRDGGATASQSTTTGDDAGIVWPSERESRAAAAMDSETPFNQERVADFDEEAQR; this is encoded by the coding sequence CTGCAGACCCGCGTTATCGGCATGATTCTCGTGGCCTCCGCAGTGGTCATGCTGTTCTTGGCGTATGCGCTGGTCTCCGTGCTGACACAGCAGCTGGTGAGCCAGAAGGAAGACACTGCGCTGCAGGAGCTTGAGCGTGCCCGCGTGGCCGTTGAACAGCAGATTGATGCGACTGGTACGGCGAACTCAACCCAGGTTCGCATCAACTCGGCGCGTGCGGCACTGGGGCAAATGTCAGCGCAGCAAAATGATGCGCAGGCGGTCTATGAGCCGGTTGTCGTCGTCGACAACTCCGACGGCACTGCCACAACCTCCCCAGAGGGCTACCGCATTCCAGAGGGGATGCGCGAGCTCGTCGGCCGTGGGCAGATTGTGCAGCAATACGCCACCGTGGACCAGCAGTCAGGCGCCACCTATAACGCGCTCATGGTGGGCACACCTATCGAGTGCGATATCCCCAACACGCAGGTGTACCTTGTGCTCTCGATGGAGTCCGAGGAGTCCACAATGGCGTTGATGCGCGGTTTGCTCTCCGCAGCCGGGGTGGTCGTTGTGGTGCTGCTTGTAGGTATTGCGTGGCTGGCTACCCAGCAGGTCATTACCCCAATTCGGTCAGCATCCCGCATTGCACAGCGTCTGGCCGCTGGGCATCTGCGTGAGCGCATGGTGGTGAATTCTGATGATGAAATGGGCCGCCTTGCTTCCTCCTTTAACGACATGGCGGACAAGCTGTCTAAACAGATTGCGCAGTTGGAGGAATACGGCGACTTGCAACGCCAGTTCACGTCCGATGTATCGCACGAGCTGCGTACTCCGCTGACGACGGTGCGCATGGCTGCGGACGTCATCGCTGCCGACGCTGATGATTTCAATCCTTATACCAAGCGCTCGACCGAGCTTCTCATCAAGGAGTTGGACCGGTTTGAGGAACTCCTGGCGGATCTGTTGGAGATCTCTCGCCATGATGCCGGCGTTGCAGATTTGTCGACGGCATCCATTGACATTCGCTCCTGCATCGATTCCGCTATGAGCCAGGTTGAGCACCTTGCGGAAGAACTGGGAGTCGAGGTTCGCGTCAACGCCCCAGGAGAGGCTGTGACCGTGGAATGCGATTCACGTCGCGTTGAGCGTATTTTGCGCAACCTTTTGGCCAACGCCATCGACCACTCTGAGGGTAATCCTGTCACGGTGGACGTCGCTGCGACTGATGACGCCGTCGGAATCGCCGTGACAGACTCCGGAGTGGGCCTGAAAGAGGGGCAAGAGGAGCTCGTGTTCAATCGTTTTTGGCGTGCGGATTCTTCACGCAAGCGCCACTCCGGTGGTACTGGCCTGGGCTTGGCTATTGCGCGTGAGGATGCCGTATTGCATGGCGGCACTCTGGATGCGACAGGATACTTGGGCGTGGGTTCGCGTTTCCGACTCATCCTCCCGCGCACTCCAGGTCACAAGATAGAGTCCGAGCCTATTGCTTTGGTGGTACCGGGAGCACCGAGCCCGGACCAGATTCACGCAGATGAGCAAGCTGCTTTGCCCTCCGGTTTCAGTGCTGAAAGCGTGGGCGTAGCGAGCGTAGGAGACGGCATGGGAATGGTGGGAAACACTGTTACCGTCGACGCCGCATTCCGAGACGGCGGCGCCACTGCGTCACAGAGCACGACCACCGGGGATGACGCCGGCATCGTGTGGCCCTCGGAACGTGAGTCCCGAGCCGCTGCCGCTATGGACTCGGAGACTCCCTTCAACCAGGAGCGCGTTGCCGACTTCGACGAGGAGGCCCAGCGATGA
- the lpqB gene encoding MtrAB system accessory lipoprotein LpqB, with protein MTPARRVLAVLSCISLSTLVGCSTLPHDTDPQVIGTFEPHERVEDAVVEPRTDSDPDLLIRDFYSAAAIPTSNYAAARTFLASDIADTWDPTSTVLVVDSIDLVTSKMDDGVLEYSVRGNIIGRLADGGAYVPDNSRIEATVRLSQFDGQWRITDLPTGAVIERTELRNRYRPQSLYFYDVTQRVLVADRRWLYTGKDSIAAELVTLLLQGASSDISPAISTLVPKDATFLGINDGVYEFSGMSGMSQEERLKFAAQLVWTLNNAEVASTVRATIDGSPMVDGMEEMTIDDFAEFNPEVAAQSVAKLYAVNDGSLLDITADGPTELAGPTGEISDIQSADISDEGLVAAIRKRSENESQLFMGELDHNLGDSVTGKTLARPTFEMGGQVAWTVIDGEHVVRVTRSPATGELSTSEVDTSALDSIDGEISVIRLSTTGARIAMIIDGSIYTGVVARATSGERRIVNVHQVGPELTGSALSLEWQADGSLLVGTSASSSPVWRVEQDGSAATTLPTGNITAPVVAVAASPSTLYVTDTHATLQMPAGGSESSYWREVDGLRGVRSSPIVPR; from the coding sequence ATGACCCCCGCTCGCCGTGTTCTCGCTGTTCTCAGCTGTATCTCACTGAGCACTCTCGTGGGCTGCTCTACGCTGCCGCACGACACCGACCCCCAGGTGATAGGCACCTTTGAACCACACGAACGGGTCGAGGATGCCGTCGTAGAACCGCGTACCGATAGCGACCCGGATCTTTTGATCCGTGATTTCTATTCCGCGGCGGCGATCCCCACTAGCAACTACGCCGCCGCACGCACCTTCCTGGCCTCCGACATTGCTGACACATGGGATCCTACGAGTACGGTCCTTGTCGTGGATTCCATCGATCTGGTGACCTCCAAGATGGACGATGGTGTGTTGGAGTATTCGGTGCGCGGCAACATCATCGGCCGCCTCGCCGATGGCGGTGCCTATGTTCCCGATAACTCGCGCATTGAGGCCACCGTCCGCCTGAGCCAATTTGATGGTCAGTGGCGGATTACGGATCTGCCCACTGGTGCGGTTATCGAGCGCACCGAGTTGCGCAACCGTTATCGCCCTCAGTCGTTGTATTTCTATGACGTCACCCAGCGCGTGCTCGTCGCTGATAGGCGGTGGCTCTACACAGGTAAGGATTCCATCGCCGCTGAGCTCGTGACGCTGCTGCTCCAGGGGGCATCCTCCGATATCTCGCCGGCCATTTCCACGCTGGTTCCTAAGGACGCCACCTTCCTGGGGATCAACGACGGGGTGTATGAGTTCAGCGGCATGTCAGGAATGTCGCAGGAGGAACGCCTCAAGTTCGCAGCCCAGTTGGTGTGGACGCTCAACAATGCGGAAGTGGCTAGCACTGTGCGGGCCACCATCGACGGCAGCCCCATGGTTGATGGCATGGAGGAGATGACCATCGATGACTTCGCGGAGTTTAACCCGGAAGTCGCGGCGCAATCCGTGGCCAAGCTCTATGCGGTCAATGATGGCTCACTTCTTGACATCACCGCGGACGGGCCCACCGAGCTCGCTGGCCCAACTGGCGAGATCAGCGATATTCAATCCGCCGACATCTCAGATGAGGGATTAGTGGCGGCCATACGCAAGCGTTCCGAGAACGAGTCACAGCTATTTATGGGCGAGCTCGACCACAACCTTGGTGATTCTGTCACGGGCAAAACGCTTGCCCGCCCCACGTTCGAAATGGGCGGTCAAGTGGCATGGACCGTCATCGACGGCGAACATGTCGTTCGCGTGACGCGGTCTCCGGCTACTGGTGAACTGAGCACGTCTGAGGTGGATACCTCGGCTCTCGATAGCATTGATGGCGAGATCTCCGTCATCCGCCTATCCACTACGGGGGCGCGTATCGCCATGATTATCGACGGCAGCATCTACACTGGCGTCGTTGCTCGTGCGACCTCGGGAGAGCGGCGCATTGTCAATGTCCACCAGGTCGGCCCTGAGCTCACTGGCTCGGCGCTCTCGTTGGAATGGCAAGCTGATGGCTCACTGCTGGTAGGCACGTCAGCCTCGAGCTCGCCGGTATGGCGTGTGGAGCAGGATGGATCTGCTGCCACCACGTTGCCGACGGGTAACATCACTGCTCCCGTGGTCGCGGTGGCAGCGTCGCCGTCGACGCTGTATGTCACCGACACCCACGCGACTTTGCAGATGCCCGCAGGTGGCTCGGAGAGCTCCTACTGGCGTGAGGTCGATGGTTTGCGCGGCGTGCGGTCCTCACCGATTGTCCCGCGTTAA
- a CDS encoding ComF family protein, translating into MPKNWGMGELAASLVELVLPRPCAGCGAATEAGGVLCGACQEHLRHVPRRVERPIPLGFPAWALGPYSDTRRGVIIAMKERGNQAVRRHVGAVLAAGIEYLRARGDIPETAVLVPAPTRASSARQRGGDPVTAMCEAAEARLPGWRTVVALATAESSADQSELTAGERADNMRSAVLLRPCAQQLRGRAVLLVDDVVTTGATLRASAARVRAVGGDVVGAIVLADA; encoded by the coding sequence ATGCCGAAGAACTGGGGGATGGGGGAGCTGGCCGCCTCGCTCGTGGAACTCGTCCTACCGCGTCCCTGTGCCGGCTGCGGCGCAGCGACTGAAGCGGGAGGGGTGCTCTGTGGTGCTTGCCAGGAGCATCTGCGCCACGTTCCGCGCCGGGTGGAACGGCCGATTCCACTGGGCTTTCCCGCGTGGGCGTTGGGGCCCTATTCGGATACGCGCCGTGGCGTCATCATTGCGATGAAAGAACGCGGTAATCAGGCGGTGCGCAGGCACGTCGGTGCGGTGCTGGCGGCGGGGATCGAGTATCTGCGTGCGCGTGGCGATATTCCAGAGACGGCCGTGTTGGTGCCCGCGCCGACTCGGGCTTCCTCGGCGCGTCAGCGAGGGGGAGATCCCGTTACCGCGATGTGTGAGGCGGCTGAGGCACGCCTGCCGGGTTGGCGGACGGTGGTCGCCCTGGCCACGGCAGAATCAAGCGCAGACCAGTCGGAGCTTACGGCAGGGGAGCGTGCCGACAATATGCGATCGGCAGTGCTGTTGCGTCCCTGTGCGCAGCAGCTGCGAGGGCGTGCGGTGCTGCTTGTCGACGATGTCGTGACCACCGGTGCCACCCTACGCGCGAGTGCAGCGCGGGTGAGGGCCGTCGGGGGTGACGTGGTCGGCGCGATTGTGCTGGCAGATGCGTAA
- the hpf gene encoding ribosome hibernation-promoting factor, HPF/YfiA family, producing MSQQTNAQITITGRNVEVPEHFQERVADKLAKIERLDPTLTFFHVELQHEPNPRRESQANRLQITATGKGHIARAEAKEDSFYAALETALGKMERSLRKVKVRRENVKSGHRAPKSTGQLAAEMVAEAEASKAAKEDRYIDPYAETVEDVRPGQIVRFKEHPATPMSVDDALSEMELVGHDFYLFVNEENNKPSVVYRRHAFDYGLISLTEENEES from the coding sequence ATGTCCCAGCAGACCAACGCTCAAATCACCATCACGGGCCGCAACGTGGAAGTTCCGGAACACTTCCAGGAGCGCGTCGCGGACAAGCTGGCCAAGATTGAGCGCCTTGATCCGACTCTGACGTTCTTCCATGTGGAGCTGCAGCACGAGCCTAACCCCCGCCGCGAATCTCAGGCTAACCGTCTACAGATCACCGCTACCGGCAAGGGTCACATCGCCCGCGCTGAGGCCAAGGAAGATTCCTTCTACGCCGCCCTCGAGACGGCGTTGGGTAAGATGGAGCGCTCCCTGCGCAAGGTGAAGGTACGCCGTGAGAACGTGAAATCCGGCCACCGCGCACCGAAGAGCACCGGCCAGCTCGCCGCCGAGATGGTGGCGGAAGCTGAAGCCTCCAAGGCTGCCAAGGAAGATCGCTACATCGATCCCTACGCAGAGACCGTTGAGGATGTTCGCCCAGGCCAGATCGTGCGCTTCAAGGAGCACCCGGCCACCCCGATGTCCGTCGATGATGCCCTCAGCGAGATGGAGCTGGTGGGACACGACTTCTACCTCTTCGTTAACGAGGAGAACAACAAGCCATCCGTGGTGTACCGTCGCCACGCCTTTGACTACGGCCTCATCTCCCTGACTGAGGAGAACGAAGAGAGCTAA
- the secA gene encoding preprotein translocase subunit SecA, which produces MFGLSKLLRAGEGRTVKRLAKMADDVIALEEDFGKLTDDELKAKTDEFKERLDKGEKLNDILLEAFATVREAAWRVLDQKHYKVQIMGGAALHFGNVAEMRTGEGKTLTSLLPAYLNALEGKGVHIVTVNDYLAKRDAEMMGRVHRWLGLSVGVILSEMRPAERKEAYNCDITYGTNNELGFDYLRDNMVRSLDDTVQRGHNYCIVDEVDSILIDEARTPLIISGPVDGSSQFYSVFSQLAPKMREGIHYEVDHKKRTIGVLEDGVEFVEDQLGIDNLYAPEHSQLVSYLNNALKAKELFTRDKDYIVRNGEVMIVDGFTGRVLAGRRYNEGMHQAIEAKEQVEIKNENQTLATVTLQNYFRLYNKISGMTGTAETEAAELHSIYGLDVVPIPTNKPNQRADRADRIYKTQEAKFAAVVDDIAEHVESGQPVLVGTTSVERSEYLSQLLSKRGIKHSVLNAKHHEEEGQIVARAGRPGAVTVATNMAGRGTDIVLGGNPEVILDEKLRERGLDPFEDEEKYQEAWDAEIDAEKEHSKKLGDQVREAGGLYVLGTERHESRRIDNQLRGRSGRQGDPGETRFYLSMRDELMVRFVGQSMENMMNRLNVPDDVPIEAKMVSNSIKGAQAQVENQNFEMRKNVLKYDEVLNEQRKVVYATRHDILDSGDIKDNIRTMIDDTVSAYVAGATATGYVEDWNLDELWNALDSLYGPTMSHESLVEGSAYGSAGELSAEQLRDALLADANKEYDKLEDAVIAIGGENQMRNTERMIILPIIDQKWREHLYEMDYLKEGIGLRAMAQRDPLVEYQKEGGDMFNAMNDGVKEETVRQLFMLRKQFKAQEEANAAEAGEAAGAENAGQAEA; this is translated from the coding sequence GTGTTTGGACTTTCCAAGCTGCTCCGCGCCGGTGAGGGACGCACCGTGAAGCGCCTAGCCAAAATGGCTGATGATGTTATTGCCCTCGAAGAAGACTTTGGCAAGCTCACGGATGATGAGCTGAAGGCGAAGACTGACGAGTTTAAGGAGCGCCTGGATAAGGGCGAGAAGCTCAACGACATTCTGCTTGAGGCCTTCGCCACCGTGCGCGAGGCTGCATGGCGTGTGCTGGACCAGAAGCACTACAAGGTTCAGATCATGGGTGGTGCTGCTCTGCACTTCGGCAACGTTGCTGAGATGCGCACCGGTGAGGGTAAGACCCTCACCTCGCTGCTGCCGGCTTACCTCAACGCGCTTGAGGGCAAGGGCGTGCACATCGTGACTGTCAACGACTACCTGGCTAAGCGTGACGCCGAAATGATGGGTCGTGTGCACCGCTGGCTCGGTCTCTCCGTTGGCGTCATCCTTTCTGAGATGCGCCCAGCGGAGCGTAAGGAAGCCTACAACTGCGATATCACCTACGGCACCAACAACGAGCTGGGCTTTGACTACCTGCGCGACAACATGGTCCGCTCGCTCGATGACACTGTGCAGCGCGGCCACAACTACTGCATCGTCGATGAGGTGGACTCCATCCTGATCGATGAGGCCCGTACCCCGCTCATTATTTCCGGCCCAGTTGATGGCTCTTCCCAGTTCTACAGCGTCTTCTCCCAGCTCGCTCCGAAGATGCGTGAAGGCATCCACTACGAGGTGGACCACAAGAAGCGCACCATTGGTGTGCTGGAGGACGGTGTTGAGTTCGTCGAGGATCAGCTTGGCATCGACAACCTATATGCCCCAGAGCACTCCCAGTTGGTGTCCTACCTCAATAATGCTCTCAAGGCTAAAGAACTTTTCACCCGCGATAAGGACTACATTGTCCGCAACGGCGAGGTCATGATCGTCGATGGCTTCACTGGCCGTGTGCTGGCTGGCCGCCGCTACAACGAGGGAATGCACCAGGCTATCGAGGCCAAGGAGCAGGTGGAGATCAAGAATGAGAACCAGACTCTGGCCACCGTTACCCTCCAGAACTACTTCCGTCTGTACAACAAGATTTCCGGCATGACCGGTACCGCCGAGACCGAAGCAGCCGAGCTGCACTCGATCTACGGCCTGGATGTTGTGCCGATTCCGACCAACAAGCCGAATCAGCGTGCTGACCGCGCTGACCGCATTTACAAGACTCAGGAAGCTAAGTTCGCCGCAGTGGTGGATGACATTGCTGAGCACGTTGAGTCTGGTCAGCCGGTTCTGGTGGGTACCACCTCGGTGGAGCGTTCGGAGTACTTGTCGCAGCTTCTGAGCAAGCGCGGCATCAAGCACTCCGTGCTGAACGCAAAGCACCACGAAGAAGAAGGCCAGATCGTTGCTCGTGCTGGTCGCCCTGGCGCCGTCACCGTGGCCACCAACATGGCCGGCCGTGGTACCGATATCGTGCTGGGTGGCAACCCGGAAGTCATCCTGGATGAGAAGCTGCGCGAACGTGGCCTCGATCCTTTCGAGGATGAAGAAAAGTACCAAGAGGCCTGGGACGCCGAGATTGACGCGGAGAAGGAGCACTCTAAGAAGCTGGGTGACCAGGTCCGCGAAGCCGGTGGTCTCTATGTGCTGGGTACCGAGCGTCACGAGTCGCGCCGTATTGATAACCAGCTGCGTGGTCGTTCCGGCCGTCAGGGTGACCCGGGTGAGACCCGCTTCTACCTGTCCATGCGTGATGAGCTGATGGTGCGCTTCGTGGGTCAGTCCATGGAGAACATGATGAATCGTCTCAATGTGCCGGACGATGTTCCGATTGAGGCCAAGATGGTTTCCAACTCCATCAAGGGCGCTCAGGCACAGGTGGAGAACCAGAACTTTGAGATGCGTAAGAACGTGCTCAAGTACGATGAGGTCCTCAACGAGCAGCGCAAGGTTGTCTACGCCACCCGTCACGATATTCTCGATTCTGGTGACATTAAGGACAACATCCGCACGATGATCGATGACACCGTCTCGGCCTATGTGGCCGGCGCAACTGCCACCGGATACGTGGAGGACTGGAACCTCGATGAGTTGTGGAACGCGTTGGACTCGCTGTACGGTCCCACCATGTCGCACGAATCCCTCGTGGAGGGGTCCGCGTATGGTTCGGCAGGTGAGCTTTCTGCAGAGCAGTTGCGTGACGCTTTGCTTGCCGACGCCAACAAGGAGTACGACAAGCTGGAAGACGCCGTCATTGCCATCGGCGGTGAGAACCAGATGCGTAACACTGAGCGCATGATCATCCTCCCGATCATCGACCAGAAGTGGCGTGAGCACCTCTACGAGATGGATTACCTCAAGGAAGGCATTGGTCTGCGTGCCATGGCGCAGCGCGATCCACTGGTTGAGTACCAGAAGGAGGGCGGCGATATGTTCAATGCGATGAACGACGGCGTGAAGGAAGAAACCGTGCGCCAGCTGTTCATGTTGCGCAAGCAGTTCAAGGCTCAGGAAGAAGCTAACGCCGCTGAAGCAGGCGAGGCAGCCGGCGCAGAAAACGCTGGTCAGGCCGAGGCTTAA
- a CDS encoding HAD-IA family hydrolase, which produces MRGLIVDFVGVLDGTEEDVKRWRALFAAAKANGVATAILSNDPGGPGAEHIREWEYRGIVDAVILSGEVGAEKPDRAAFQAAADAIDLPINDCVMVDDSIVNVRAAVENGMVGMLYTVFDRTSVEVQAVFDIEGEF; this is translated from the coding sequence ATGCGTGGACTCATCGTCGATTTTGTAGGTGTGCTGGATGGCACCGAGGAAGACGTCAAGCGCTGGCGTGCGCTGTTTGCTGCCGCCAAGGCCAATGGCGTGGCCACCGCTATTCTCTCCAACGATCCGGGCGGCCCAGGCGCGGAGCACATCCGCGAGTGGGAATACCGTGGAATCGTGGATGCGGTCATCCTTTCCGGAGAAGTCGGTGCAGAGAAGCCGGACCGTGCTGCGTTCCAGGCCGCGGCGGATGCCATCGATTTGCCAATTAATGACTGCGTCATGGTGGATGATTCCATCGTCAACGTGCGCGCTGCCGTTGAGAACGGCATGGTGGGCATGCTCTACACGGTCTTCGACCGCACCAGCGTTGAGGTTCAAGCCGTCTTCGATATTGAGGGTGAGTTCTAA
- a CDS encoding DUF6912 family protein produces MRVFLPATFAMLAELEETGQLAARSGWGFMVTPALREFYTEGGDEEEIAYSAFLEASMASLRLLAIGDEEKFPHRRVVISVDVDESVVTPKPDMGEPVVALNPAVITKDNLQAIHVDIEESEAATAKAIEAIDSADLGDEDAELAVGDALDNFMAFYDPTELPFLVELL; encoded by the coding sequence GTGCGTGTCTTCCTGCCTGCCACCTTTGCCATGCTCGCTGAGCTAGAAGAAACCGGGCAGCTTGCTGCCCGCAGCGGGTGGGGGTTCATGGTCACCCCGGCGCTCCGCGAGTTTTACACCGAGGGTGGCGACGAAGAAGAGATTGCATACTCAGCCTTCCTAGAAGCTTCCATGGCCTCGCTGCGTCTTTTAGCTATCGGAGACGAGGAGAAATTCCCGCACCGCCGAGTTGTTATCTCCGTGGACGTTGATGAATCCGTGGTGACGCCGAAGCCTGACATGGGTGAGCCGGTTGTCGCGCTGAATCCGGCCGTCATTACCAAGGACAACCTGCAGGCTATCCACGTCGACATCGAAGAATCTGAAGCGGCCACAGCGAAAGCGATCGAAGCTATCGATAGCGCTGACCTCGGTGACGAAGACGCAGAGCTTGCCGTTGGTGATGCTCTGGATAATTTCATGGCTTTCTATGACCCGACGGAGCTGCCCTTCCTCGTTGAGCTGCTGTAG